A window of the Microbacterium sp. AZCO genome harbors these coding sequences:
- a CDS encoding IclR family transcriptional regulator, translating into MKAPVPADADGGDEASKPANRYRIEALAKGLDVLRLFDESTTSLKLREICDRTGIPMPTAFRVVATLEEEGFIERSTDGSLQPGVAVLTLGSAALRGSSLVQLSEQPLRHLAEQTGETVNLGVLRGDEVLYLARLRNQDLVTANIQVGSTLPAPYTSMGKLLLSYLSPDELRETLARHVFRADAGPNAAGSVDELEQRLAPIRAQGYAVQDEEVAAGLRSVSVPVFGRDPRPVAAINIAVATTRHDLASLRGPLLERLRATADDISVRLRAA; encoded by the coding sequence ATGAAAGCCCCTGTGCCGGCCGACGCCGACGGCGGCGACGAGGCTTCCAAGCCCGCGAACCGCTACCGCATCGAGGCGCTCGCGAAGGGCCTCGACGTGCTGCGGCTCTTCGACGAGTCGACGACGAGCCTCAAGCTGCGCGAGATCTGCGACCGCACCGGCATCCCGATGCCCACCGCGTTCCGTGTGGTGGCGACGCTTGAGGAGGAGGGCTTCATCGAGCGCTCCACCGACGGATCGCTTCAGCCGGGCGTCGCCGTGCTCACGCTCGGCTCGGCCGCGCTGCGCGGCTCGAGCCTCGTGCAGCTGAGTGAGCAGCCACTGCGCCACCTGGCCGAGCAGACCGGGGAGACCGTCAATCTGGGCGTGCTCCGCGGCGACGAGGTGCTCTATCTCGCACGGCTGCGCAACCAGGACCTCGTGACCGCGAACATCCAGGTGGGGTCGACGCTGCCCGCCCCCTACACCTCGATGGGCAAGCTTCTGCTCTCCTACCTCTCCCCCGACGAGCTGCGGGAGACCCTGGCCCGCCATGTCTTCCGGGCGGATGCCGGGCCCAACGCGGCGGGCTCCGTCGATGAGCTCGAGCAGCGCCTCGCGCCGATCCGCGCGCAGGGCTACGCCGTGCAGGACGAGGAGGTCGCCGCGGGGCTGCGGTCGGTCTCGGTGCCGGTGTTCGGGCGCGACCCTCGCCCGGTCGCGGCGATCAACATCGCCGTCGCCACGACCCGCCACGACCTCGCCTCTCTGCGCGGACCCCTCCTCGAGCGGCTTCGCGCGACGGCCGACGACATCTCGGTGCGACTGCGCGCCGCCTGA